The stretch of DNA TTTTAAAAATCTTGAAGGAATACTCTCTTCGTTTAAAACACAGCTTATGGCGACCTTTTTGGCATTGTTTATAAGGCTTTCGTAGTAAAATCTCTGCAAATTTTCACGCTCAAGGTAGCTTATAAGTCCTGCTTTTTGCCTCACTTTCGAGTTTAAAAACATCTCATTTGTGCTTCTTGCTGGGATGAAGTTATCATTAAAATCAACTATGATTATACCATCAAATTTCATTCCACGGCTCTCAAGCATGCCCATGACACTGATCTTTCCGCCACCCACATCATCGATGCTTAGTCGCGAGATATTTAGCAAGAAAATTTCACTTAACTGCTTTAAGCTAAAGTCAAAATACCTACATAAATTCTCAATCCTAAAAAGCTCAAGCGCGAGCTTTTCTTCACATCTTGGCTCATTTTCAAGCGTTAAAAGCTCATCTATTAGCCCTTTAAATTTAGCAAAGTCGCAAAGATCAAAGTAGCTCGATTTAAATTTATTAAAAAGCTCTTCGCTTATGCCAAGCGCGCTCAAGATAAAGCCAAGCTCCTCGTAGCTCTCACATTTACTTTGATCAAAAACCGGCCTTGCCTCTTCATTGATCGCTTTTGTAATGTAAAAAAGCGCCTCATAAAATTTTGTATTTTTAAAGCTCTCGCCCATAGCGTAGTTAAAAATTTTATCTCTATCATGAAGCCTTAAAATTTCACTAAAGCTCTCATCTGGCAATATGACAGCGATGTTTTCAGGCTTTATACCCTCACGCACAAACTCGCTCGCCTTTGCCATAGCGTAGGCACATTGCAGGCTTCTAGTGGCAAATCGCTTTTCTAAGACTGGCTCAAATTTTTTGATATTTTCTAAGCAAATTAGCTCATTTGTCTTTAAATTTAGCTCATATTTTTTGTAATTTTCAATCTCACTAATAGCTGAAATTTGCTTTATTTTATTGATTAGCTTTGCATTGAAAACACTAGTTTGAAAGATAATTTTTAGCGTAGTTAGCTTTGAGATTTTCTCTAAAATTTCCCACTCAAACTCGCTTAAAATTCCATCTATATGCAGTGAAATTTCACTAAAGCTTTTGATGTAAGCTTCATTTATGTTATAAATTTTTGGCAAGGTTATATCATCGTAGAGATTTTCTCTATCAAGCAAGCTCTCATACTCTTTTAAAACCGCTTCAAGTATGTTTAAATGCTCCTCAAAATTAGCGTAAATATCGTTAAATTTGATCTCAGCAATACTCTTTTTACTAATAGCTAGCTCTTTAAAAAATGAAAAAAGATAGTCATTATTTTTCAAAAATTCAAAAAACTCAGTTGGAATTTTAAGAACAGAGTTTGCCTTTTTGACGCTAGCACAGGCTCTATTCATAAGCACCAAAGCATAGGTGCTATCAATCTCAAATCTACCATCTACATAAACTATCTTTTTATAAAACTCGGCAATGCTTAGGCTTTTTGGGATTAACTCATCATTAAAACTTGCATTAAATTCACGAATCTTACGCGAGTTCGTAAAGACAAAAAGTTGGTTTAAGTTATGCATTTTTCTCTCTTAAATTTTTAAGCAATGATAGCTAAATGCTGATAAAAGAGCGCTTTTTACGCTTAGCTAAAGCTTTAAATTTTTATCTAAATACATTAAAATTTTAAGCCTTAAAGAGCCAAAAGCTACAATCACAAAAAAAGGAGCAAAAATGCATAAAGGGTTAAACAGACAAGGTTTTTACTACGGCTTTCCGGTTTTGCTGGCTACCACAAAAGATAAAAACGCAAACGATGATATCACGGTGCTTTCATCTTCTTGGACGTTAGGAAATACAGTAGTGCTTGGCATAGGCATTGAAAATCAAGGCTTTAAAAATATCAAAAATGGTTCAGATATCACGCTAAATTTATGTGATGAGAGTCTGCTAAAAGCTGTGCAAAAAATGGAAAAACTAACTGGTGATAGTAACGTGCCAGAAGAAAAAAAGAATCTTGGCTACACCTACGAGCACGACAAATTTAAGGTGGCAAATCTCAGCAAAGAACCTGGCATAAAAGTAAAAACCGTCAGGATAAAAGAGTGCAAGATACAGATAGAAACGGTTGTAGAAAAGATAGAGTTAAAAGAGTGGTTTAGCATAGTTACTTGCAAGATTACAGGCATTTTTGTAGATGAAAATTTACTAAAAGATGAAAAGATAGATACGCAAAAATGGCATCCATTAATCTATAAATTTAAAGAATATGTCGGCACTTGCGAGCGTTTAGGATTAAATTTTGGATTTAAAGAGATTTGATTTATAGCTTTATTTAATAAAAACTTAGTCTCTTGGTTTTAGATTTAGGCAAAAAGATTAGTTTATTAAAATTTAAACTCGGCTTTGAAATCTTTTCCAGATACCAAAGCTGCGATTTTAAGATCATTTTGTGACATTAAGGTCAAATTTATAATACCTTGTATCATTAGTGTCACTTAGCCTTAAAAGTAGCTGCCATCTACCTTCTTTTAGACTTGTTTCTTCGCTTACTAGATCATTTTCTTGCCATGAAGCTCTTAAAATTTTATTTTCTTTATTTGTCTGTGGGCGAGTGAGTAAAATTTCATATTTTAAAGCTGAAATTTCTCCTTTTTTTGGAGTTAGATGAAATTTAAACTTAGCATTTAGGGCATTAAAATTTGGCTCAAATTTTAGATCAAATTTCTCATCAAAGCGTTTTTCACTCTCTTTGATAAAGGTTATATTTTCATCGACATTTTGGTAGCTTTGCATATAGGAGCTATCCATCTCAACTGGATGTTTTAGTGCTATGATGATCGTTACTGCGCAAGCGATAATGATAGCAATGAAGCTAAGCACAATAGCATAAGGCCAAAAAGTTTTTTTATCCATTTTTTACCTTTTTATAAAAGATAACAATTATAAAAAATGCAACCAAGCCATAGATGAAAAATCTTAAAAAATTTAACGTAGTTTTATTTGAATTTCCAACACTACTTTCAAGCTGTAAATTTAAGCTAGATGCGATTTGTTCGGCAATATCAGCGTAGCCATTTAATATAGCAGCATTATAGACATCTTTGCCATTTTTAGAAACCAAAATAGGAATTATCGTTCCTGACTCTGGATTTACACTTAAAATTTGTTCTTTATTAAAAAGCTTTGAAGTATTAGAATCGGCAAAAATTTCTACTTTCTTTTTATCCTTTATAAGCAGTAAAAAAGCATAAGGCGAGCTAAGGTTTTGCTCTTTAAAAAGAGCTTCTAGCTCACCATCTTTATATACGCCAACTACTAAATTTATACCGCTTTTTGCATAAAGCTCACTGCCGATCTCATTTAGCTTTACACTTACTTTTTGGCTTAGAATTTCATCATTATTTATCACAAAATTTGCTCCCAAAGCCAAACTTTGTGAGAGCAAAAATATAAAAATGAGTATAAATTTTCTCACACCTAGCCTACAAAAAGGTGGTTTGATGTAAGCACTGACCACGCACAAATAGCTCCTGCAACAACTATCAGCAAGATTATGGCTTTTTCTATTATGCCTAGCATCACTACTCCTTTATAATGACGTGTTTAGCGTTATCAACGCTCTTCATCTCAATGCTGCTTGCATCTTTTAATGAGTAAGGTTTGGTTGCTACATCTTTTTGCAAGCCAATACCAATATAAGTAAGTACGCCAAGGATAGATAGCAAAAGCAAAACTGCCACCAAATAACCGCTAATACCATTTAAAGCAAAGATATTTCTATTTTTATTTTCCATTATTCGCCCTTTGATAGCGATATGACATATTCGCCAACTGCTTTTTGTTGTATCTCATTTAGTCTGCCATCATTAAATTTAGGCATAACACCGATGTTGCCGTTTTTACCACGATTTAGTACATCTACGATGAACTCACTTGAACCATATTTACTAAGATCAGCCGACATACCATCCATGCCTTTGCCATCATCTCCGTGACAAGCTGCACAAGCTGCGTAAAGCTCTTTTCCCATAGCTACTAAATTTTCGTTTTTTGTACTTTTTATAGCACTTATCTCTTTTGCAACATAAGCTGCGATAGCCTTTGCTCCATCAGCATCAGCTAACCCTGCTGGCATCTCACCCATAGGATAATCAAGCCCTTTTGAGCCATTTAGTATCGTATCGACTATTCCTTGTTCGCTACCCCAAATTTGTAAATTTGCAGCTTTGCCACCAATGCCATCGCCTGTGATGCCATGACATGCTGAGCATTGCACTAAAAATACGCTCTCTCCCATAGCATGAAGCGTTTCTTTGCTTGGGTTTGCATACTCTTTTTCAAATTTAGCGTTTGCCTCTTTTACTTCTTTATTATATTCACCGATTTGTGAGTAAGAATTTAGTGGATAACCAAGTAAATAATACCAAATCGCCCAAACAAGCGTTAGTAAAAAAACTACCGCCCAACCAAATGGAACTGGATTTTTATACTCGCCTATCCCATCCCAGTTGTGCTCGCTAAGCTCTACGCTTTCATCCTTTTTAACTTTCATTTGACCAACATACTTGCCAGCTACAACGACAGTTAGTACGATAATTAAGATGGCACCTATTAACGCAAGTAAATTTATATTATCTTCTAAATTTAGCCATTGCATACGCTCTCCTTTGTAGCCTTTTGCTCTAAAATTTTACTACCGATCTCATCATCTAGGGCTAATCTTGAATACTTCTCATAATTTCTTCTACCTTGCTTTTCACTTTTGTAAAGATGAAAAAAATAAGCATACAAAGTGATAGCTAAGAATGCTGTCAAAATAAAATAGCCATAAGCTTGAAGTTCTCTAATATCCATTACTAACTCCTATTTTAGGCTATTTAGATAGGCGATAAGTGCCACAATCTGGCGAATTTCACCCTTTGCAAAGGCACTTTTTACTTGCTCGTCTTTCATACTTTCAACGATACTTGCAGCCTGCTCTTTCACGTTAGCATTTGCTTGCTCAAAAGTACCAAGAGCTGGCATATCTTTCTCATCATAAGGTGTGTTAAAAACCTTTTTAACAGTTAGTGCTTCAGCGTAAGCAGTCTCTATATCAGCATTTTTCTTAAACAAAAATGGATATGCTGGCATGATCGAACCTGGCACAACAGAGGCTGGGTTTAACATATGATTTTCATGCCAATCTGTCGTTCTATAATTGCCCACACGCATAAGATCTGGACCAGTTCTTTTTGAACCCCAAAGATGCGGACGATCATAAGCAAATTCGCCACTTAGCGAATACATGCCATATCTATCAGTCTCAGCTTTAAACGGACGTATCATCTGTGAGTGGCAGGTGTTGCAACCATTTTGTATATATATATTTTTTCCAGCAAGCTCTAAAACCGTATAAGGTTTTGTACCCTCAAGTGGCCTAGCTCTATTTGCAAAGTCAGGTAAAATTTCTACTACGCCAGCATAGGCTATGACGATAAATACGCAAACTGCAAAAAAGAATGGATTTTTTTCTAACCAAGCAAACATCACATCACCTCCACATTGGCTTTAGCACCGCCCATAGGCGTTGCACTTTTTGGCTCTACCAAAATAGCTTTAGCAGAAGTTGATTTGTAGATATTGTAAGCAAACATCAAAAAGCCAATCAAATACAAAAGTCCGCCAATAGCTCTAATGTAATAATAAGGTATAAGTACTACAACAGTATCAATAAATGAGTAGAGTAAATTTCCATAGCTATCAGTTGCTCTCCACATCATACCTTGCGTAATACCAGCAATCCACATCGAAGCAAAGTATAAAACGATACCTGTTGTTTGT from Campylobacter concisus encodes:
- a CDS encoding PD-(D/E)XK nuclease family protein codes for the protein MHNLNQLFVFTNSRKIREFNASFNDELIPKSLSIAEFYKKIVYVDGRFEIDSTYALVLMNRACASVKKANSVLKIPTEFFEFLKNNDYLFSFFKELAISKKSIAEIKFNDIYANFEEHLNILEAVLKEYESLLDRENLYDDITLPKIYNINEAYIKSFSEISLHIDGILSEFEWEILEKISKLTTLKIIFQTSVFNAKLINKIKQISAISEIENYKKYELNLKTNELICLENIKKFEPVLEKRFATRSLQCAYAMAKASEFVREGIKPENIAVILPDESFSEILRLHDRDKIFNYAMGESFKNTKFYEALFYITKAINEEARPVFDQSKCESYEELGFILSALGISEELFNKFKSSYFDLCDFAKFKGLIDELLTLENEPRCEEKLALELFRIENLCRYFDFSLKQLSEIFLLNISRLSIDDVGGGKISVMGMLESRGMKFDGIIIVDFNDNFIPARSTNEMFLNSKVRQKAGLISYLERENLQRFYYESLINNAKKVAISCVLNEESIPSRFLKNFKIIKDEKFSDEAYLKLFLKGSTSLNLSDDEIILEHDFFTKPLSFSTLNLFLTCPRKYYYAKIAGIKGAKAIATEPGSKQGNSFHKALYEYYTSDFYRQKNIFDLAIFKEILAKQDFSSLELEIWSQKFKEYAEFENKRLSAGFRVLECEKDLESDFCDVKIKGIIDRIDASPDGEPFILDYKTGDANANSLQLAFYEALYGSEVKSAYFVLKNEPVLISSKKSVDDLKDEIENLKSINNTKINFERKSGACKFCEYAILCRREL
- a CDS encoding flavin reductase, giving the protein MHKGLNRQGFYYGFPVLLATTKDKNANDDITVLSSSWTLGNTVVLGIGIENQGFKNIKNGSDITLNLCDESLLKAVQKMEKLTGDSNVPEEKKNLGYTYEHDKFKVANLSKEPGIKVKTVRIKECKIQIETVVEKIELKEWFSIVTCKITGIFVDENLLKDEKIDTQKWHPLIYKFKEYVGTCERLGLNFGFKEI
- a CDS encoding FixH family protein, which gives rise to MDKKTFWPYAIVLSFIAIIIACAVTIIIALKHPVEMDSSYMQSYQNVDENITFIKESEKRFDEKFDLKFEPNFNALNAKFKFHLTPKKGEISALKYEILLTRPQTNKENKILRASWQENDLVSEETSLKEGRWQLLLRLSDTNDTRYYKFDLNVTK
- a CDS encoding DUF4006 family protein — translated: MENKNRNIFALNGISGYLVAVLLLLSILGVLTYIGIGLQKDVATKPYSLKDASSIEMKSVDNAKHVIIKE
- a CDS encoding cbb3-type cytochrome c oxidase N-terminal domain-containing protein, with the protein product MQWLNLEDNINLLALIGAILIIVLTVVVAGKYVGQMKVKKDESVELSEHNWDGIGEYKNPVPFGWAVVFLLTLVWAIWYYLLGYPLNSYSQIGEYNKEVKEANAKFEKEYANPSKETLHAMGESVFLVQCSACHGITGDGIGGKAANLQIWGSEQGIVDTILNGSKGLDYPMGEMPAGLADADGAKAIAAYVAKEISAIKSTKNENLVAMGKELYAACAACHGDDGKGMDGMSADLSKYGSSEFIVDVLNRGKNGNIGVMPKFNDGRLNEIQQKAVGEYVISLSKGE
- a CDS encoding cytochrome c oxidase, cbb3-type, CcoQ subunit translates to MDIRELQAYGYFILTAFLAITLYAYFFHLYKSEKQGRRNYEKYSRLALDDEIGSKILEQKATKESVCNG
- the ccoO gene encoding cytochrome-c oxidase, cbb3-type subunit II encodes the protein MFAWLEKNPFFFAVCVFIVIAYAGVVEILPDFANRARPLEGTKPYTVLELAGKNIYIQNGCNTCHSQMIRPFKAETDRYGMYSLSGEFAYDRPHLWGSKRTGPDLMRVGNYRTTDWHENHMLNPASVVPGSIMPAYPFLFKKNADIETAYAEALTVKKVFNTPYDEKDMPALGTFEQANANVKEQAASIVESMKDEQVKSAFAKGEIRQIVALIAYLNSLK